From the Eleutherodactylus coqui strain aEleCoq1 chromosome 7, aEleCoq1.hap1, whole genome shotgun sequence genome, one window contains:
- the LOC136572302 gene encoding zinc finger protein 84-like encodes MRGSHGHHLLSPKFSCSECGKCFANKSKLVTHHRIHTGEKPFSCSECGKCFGQKIHLVIHKRSHTGEKPYSCSECAKCFSIRATLLTHERSHREEKPYSCSECGRCFTNKPNLVTHERIHTGEKPYSCSQCGRSFSHKSHLIKHERTHTGQKPYSCAECEKCFASKSQLVLHERSHTGERPYSCSQCGRCFTNKSNLATHERIHTREKPYSCTECGKCFTHKTHLITHQRIHTGEKPFSCSECGKCFGQKPHLVIHQRIHTGEKPYSCSECRKCFSVKSALVIHQRSHREEKPYSCLDCGKCFMHKDSLVEHLRSHTGEKSFICSECGERFMLKGHLERHQRIHTGEKLFSCLECGSCFIHKSDLVEHLRSHAGE; translated from the coding sequence ATGAGAGGCTCTCATGGACATCACCTTTTATCTCCcaaattttcttgttcagaatgtgggaaatgttttgcaaatAAATCAAAACTTGTTACACAtcacagaattcacacaggagagaaaccattttcatgttctgaatgtggaaaatgttttggcCAGAAAATACATCTTGTCATACacaagagaagtcacacaggagagaagccgtattcatgttcagaatgtgcgaAATGCTTTAGCATCAGAGCTACTCTTCTtacacatgagagaagtcacagagaagagaagccgtattcatgttctgaatgtgggagatgttttacaaataaacctaatcttgttacacatgagagaattcacacaggagagaaaccatattcatgttcacaatgtggaaGAAGCTTTTCACATAAATCACATCTTATTAAACatgaaagaactcacacaggacagaagccatattcatgtgcagaatgtgagaaatgttttgcaAGTAAATCACAACTTGTTCTACATGAGCGAAgccacacaggagagaggccgtattcatgttcacaatgtgggagatgttttacaaataaatcaaatcttgcaacacatgagagaattcacacaagagagaaaccatattcatgtacagaatgtgggaaatgttttacacataaAACACATCtcattacacatcagagaattcacacaggggaaaaacctttttcatgttcagaatgtgggaaatgttttggccAGAAACCACATCTTgtgatacatcagagaattcacacaggagagaagccatattcatgttcagaatgtaggaAATGCTTTAGCGTCAAATCTGCTCTTGTTATACACCAGAGAAGTCACAGagaagagaagccgtattcatgtttggACTGTGGAAAATGCTTTATGCACAAAGATTCTCTTGTGGAACATCTAAgatctcacacaggagagaagtcctttatatgttcagaatgtggggaaCGTTTTATGCTTAAAGGTCACCTTGAGAGACATcagcgaattcacacaggggagaagttattttcatgcttagaatgtgGAAGCTGTTTTAtccataaatcagatcttgtggAGCATCTCAGAAGTCACGCAGGCGAGTAG